The DNA window GGGACGCAGAAGGGGGAGACTGTCGGGGCTTGGAAATAAGCACGCGGGAGGAAAAGGCGGGTAAAAGTGTGAGGAGAGGGTCCCTTGGTAAGGACCGTCGCTTGATTCCGTTTGTGTGACGACAGGCGCCCCTCCACCGTTGTCACCACCTTGTGAGAAAAGGGCTTTCGGGACCGGAGTTACCGCGGGATCCACGCTCTCTTGTTGCATTCTCCGTCTGCTGCGCGTCCTCGATGGGCGCATGCGATTCCGGCGGGGGCTGCCCCCCCCAGGCTGTCTCCTCCGCAGCCCCGCGCCGCGGGGCGGGCGCCGGCCGGTCGCCCGCGAACCCCTCACGGGGGCTGCCGCTTCAAAACACCCCGTGCCTGTGTCCGCGCCCATGCTGCCGCCCGCCGATGTCTGACTACCGCCGTGGCTTCGAGAGCCTCCGCCAAGAACTCCACGAGCCGTCCCTGCCGGTGGAGGGGGAGTGGCCGGACTGGCTGGAGGGCACCCTCATCCGCAACGGACCGGCGCAATTCGAGGTGGGGGACGAGGACTACAACCACTGGTTCGACGGCCACGCGATGCTGCACGCATTTCGGATGCGGGACGGGACCGTGTCGTACCGCAACCGGTTCGTGCGGTCGCAGAGCCGCACGGAGGCGCTGGAGCAGGGGCGAATCGCGCGGTCCGAGTTTGCGACGGACCCCTGCATGTCGCTCTTCGGGCGGGTGATGAGCGTATTCAACCCCAACCCCACGGACAACGCCAGCATCAACGTCGCCCGCCTGGACGACCAGTACGTCGCGCTGACGGCCACGCCCCTTCCCGTCGCCTTCGACCCGGAGACACTGGAGACCGCAGGGGTGGTGGAGTACGACGACGACGTGGACGTGGACATGTCGACGCCGCATCCGCAGGTCGAACCGGGCACGGGGCGCATGCTCTTCCACACGTTGTCCTTCGGGCGTCAGTGCCAGTACGGCGTCTACGGCACGGAGGCAGAAGGCAAAACGCGCCGCCCGGTCGCGACGCTGGACGTGGACCGGCCGAGCTACATGCACAGCTTCGGCATGTCGGAGCGCTACGTCATCCTGTCGGAGTGGCCGCTCGTGGTGAACCCGACGGACCTGCTGCTCCGTGGGCGGCCGTTCATCGAGAACTTTGAGTGGCAGCCGGAGCGGGGGACCCGGTTCCGCGTGCTCCGGAAGGCGGATGGCGCCGAGGTGGCGACCTGTGAGGCGGAGGCGGCGTTTGGCTTCCACCACGTCAATGCCTTCGAGCGGGACGGGGCGGTGGTCTGCGACGTCGTCACGTACCCGGACGCGTCGGTCGTTGAGGAGCTCTCCCTCGACCGGCTGCGCAGCGACGCCCCGTCGCGCGGCAGTGGGCACCTGCGCCGGTATCGACTGCCCCTTGACGGCGGGGCGGCCGCCTCTACGCTCCGGGGGGAGGAGCGCATCGAGCTGCCGCGCATCCACGACGGCCCGGCGACGGGCCGCCCCTACCAGTACGTCTACGGCGTGGGGACGCGGGCGGCGGGGCAGTTTACGGACCAGCTCGTGAAGACCGACGTGCCGGCGGGCACGGCGCAGACGTGGCACGAAGAGGGCACGTACCCGGGCGAGCCGGTCTTTGTGGCCGCGCCGGATGGGGCACGCGAAGACGACGGGGTGGTGCTGTCCGTGGTGCTGGACCCGGACGCCCAGCAGTCGTTCCTGCTCGTCCTCGACGCGCCCTCGTTCACGGAGCGGGCGCGGGCCGCCGTCCCCCACCCAATCCCATTCGGGTTCCACGGGCAGTTCTTCGACTGAACTCTTCGGGGCGGGGGCCTCCAGGGCATGCGTCGGCGCACCCCTCGGTGGAACAGGCCTTGGGGGCGACGGGGACGGCGGGTCCTCGGAGAACCCATTCCGGCCCCGTGCAGGTTTCCACCAGTCCTCGTTTCCGTTGCGACCAATCTGTCCCCGGCGCCCATGGCCGACCCGCCCGACACCCTGAAGTACTTCCACAAAGAACCGGCGGTCCTAGAGCCCGTCGTGTCGGGCCGCGACCCCGACGCCCGGCGCCGGCAGGAGCGGTCCGACGTCCCGCCCGACGAGGCCATTCTGCACGGCGATCCCTTCGAGACAGAGCGAAACGAAAGCGCGACCGTCTATCGCGGGTATCTGGCGGGCACAAACCACGCGCAGGGCCGAGTCGGCCTCACTGCGCTCCGCCGCCCCGTCGAGGCGTTTGTCGGGCCGATTCTGGAAGCCCTCGGGGGCCCCTGGTGGGGGCGGAGCGGCCCGGACGAGCAGGTGGAGGCCCTCAGCCCCGACACGGCCCGGCGCGTGCTCCAGGAGCCGGGGGGCACGCGGGTGCTCGTGACGGCAGACGCCCCAGTGCCGGACGACGTTATCGCCGAGGCGGCCGTGCAGGAGCCGGATCGGGCCCGTCCCGCCCTGTCCGCCCTGCTGGAGGCGGCTCAGGTGGCCCTTTTCCCGGCGTCGGCCCACGACGGGCACGACTGGCGCCTCTGGTCGGCGGCCCCGATGCGCCGGCGGCTCACGGGCGCATTTCGGGACCGTCCCGTTTCGGGAACGCGGCGGTTTGTGATTCCCGCCGCGAAGGCGCGGTCCGAGTCCAAGTTTTACTTCGACATGTGGCGCCCCGCCGACGCCGACCTTCCGGGGTACGTCGAGGAGGTCTGAGAACGTGTGGGCGAGCGCCTCCGCCCGTCAGCAGGCAAGCGCAAGAAGCGGCCGGACCCAGAGGGAGACGCGAAGGGGCAGAGCGTGAGGCCGAAACCCGTTTTCATAGGGCACTACCATGCTGTCTCAAACGTCCCGCTCCGCTTATGGAGGACGCAACGCCGGCCCCGAGTTCGATTGAGTTTGCACTGACGCTCTTCTTCGCGATCGTGACGGCCGTGGCGATCGGGGTCCAGACCCGTCCCCTTCTTGGTGGGACGGTGACGCAGGATCTCACGCGGATGTGTCTGTCCGGAGTGGCGGGAGGGCTGATTGCATGGTTTCTGTGGCGGTACCGGAAAGGGGACTACACGCCGGACCGTTGACATCTGCCGCCGGGCGCCCGTGGCACGAGAAAGCGTTTCGGGAGGCGAAGTGCGGGCCCTGGATGATCCGCGACTGGAGAGCGAACACCGCATCGGTGCCAGAGGGCCTGCCTACGGAGGCGGCTCAAGACCTGGCCGTGTCAACACCGGTAACCTCGAAGCGGGCGCCCCCGCTCTCGCTCTCAGATACCGACAGGGACCAGCCGTGGGCCTTCGCAACCTCCTGGACGATGACGAGCCCCAGTCCGGTGCCGCCGTCACGGGTGCTGTGCCCCGCTTCGAAAATCGTCTCGCGCCGGTCCGGGGGAATGCCAGGCCCATCATCCGCGACGAAAAATCCGTCCTCGGTTCTGCCGGCCGTCACGGTCGCCGCCGACCCGGCGTGATCGATCGCATTGCGGAGGAGGTTTTCCAGAAGCTGCTGCAGGCGGCCCTCGTGGGCCAGGAAGGCTGAAGCGCACTGGGTCGAGGAGCCGGCCTCCGTCTCGGCTGTGTTCTCAACCCTGAGGGTCGCCTCCGCCGTCCCGGCCTGCTCCCACGATGCCCGGACGGCATCCCCAAATCGAATCGCCGTCAGGTCGTCCGGCCCGAGGTTCTGTGCGCCGTGGGCCAGGGCCAGGGTGTCGGTGATGATGCCCTCCATCCGATCCAGGGCGCGTCTGGAGATCCGCAGGTGCCTTTGCAGCTTTTCCGACGCAGACTTCTCCGCCCCGGCCCCGTCCTCACCGGCCTCCTCGCCGCCGGCCCCGGGCGACGCCCCCGCGAGCGACCCTTCGTCGCCGAGAAGGCGCTGGGCCATGTGCAGGTTCATTTGGGCCGCGTTCAGTGGATTGCGCAGGTCGTGGGTCACCAGCTCGGCAAACTGCTCGGTCCGCTCCCGAGACCGCTGCCGTTCAAGCTCGTAGCGGGCCCAGCGGGTCAGAAGCTCCACCAGTGCCTCCTCCTCGTCGCTGAACGGCTGGGCCCGAGGAGTTCGGGACGCAAAACAAAACGTGCCGTACAGCTCGCCCTCCACCTCAATCCGAGACCCGATGTACGCCCCGAGCCCGAAGCGGTCGTAGGCCGGCTCCGCCGCCCGGCCGTCGGTTGGGGCGTTCTGGATCGACAGCAGCTCCTCCCGACGGATGGTCCGCTGGCAGTAGGCTTCTGAGAGCGGACAGGTCTTTCCGGACTGAAGGAGCGGGTGGTCTCCGGAGGCGTACAGAATTTTTTGAGTGGCTTCTTCCGGGCCTGATCCCTCCTCCGACGACGCCGGGGAAGCGTCTCGTCCCCCGTGGGCGGCGGTGTTTGCCCCCTCGATCCGGCTTAAAAATCCGAAGGGCAGGTCCAGGTGCCGCCGGCCGAGGTCAATCAGGCGGCGGGTTTTTTCCTCAAAGGTGGCCTCTCCGTCGGCAGTAATCCGGTACATGCGTCGGAACACCGACGGCCCCTCCGGGGAGGCGTCCTCGCGTGAAGGCCGTTGCGTCTCGCCGTCTGGCATTGCGGACGTATCAGTGCGGGCAGGAAGCAGAGAGGGACGGCCGGGCCCTGGCCGTTCCACAGTATGGTAAGGAGGCGCCCGCCTGAATTCAATTTCTTCGCGTGTGGGGGCGGTCGCAGGGGGGCGTCCGGCTTGATGTCGGTCGCTCCTGGAGCTGGGCCGCTCGTCAGAGCTGTTCGACCCGATAGCCCTTTTCCCTCAACAACTCCACCAGGCCGTTCGCCCCCACGACGTGCCCCGCCCCGACCACGATCATCGGGAGGGCCTCCGACTCCAGAATCTCTGTGAGACGGGGCATCCAGGTCGCGTTCCGTTCGGTGATCAGCCGCTCGTAGAGCGCCGGGGCGTCGTTCTTCATCTGCTCGACCATCATTTCTTCGATGCCGCTGGCGTTGCCGGTTCTCCAGTAGCGCACGATCTTGTCGAAGTTCTCGACGGTCCGGTCGGCCTTCTTCAGGCTTTGGCGCAGGTACGCCTCCTGCTTCTCCGGGGGCAGGTCGTCGAAAAAGCGCATCTGCTCCTCCGCCGTTTCGAGGGCCCGGACCGACGTGCCCGCCTTCTTGGCCTTGTCAAAGAAGTGCCGATCCAGGCCCTGATTTTGCGAATAGCCGGCCTTCTGCATCTGCCGCGTCGGTATCATAATTGAGACCATCCACGGCTCCATGCGCTGCATCTGCGCGAGGTTTAGGCCGATCTTCTCGGCACGCTTCTCCAGCATCGCGTAGGTCTCATCGGGGAGCTCCTTCTTCAGCGTTTTGCCCGGCGGGTAGAGCGCGAGTTCGCGGACGAGCGTTTTCGCCTTCACCTGCATGGAGTCGAGATTGGCCTCCAGGACGAGCACGTCGGCCTCCGAAAACGCCTCCCTGAAGACCGAGTCCAGCGGATAGGCCTCCTTCTTCATCACGTGCACCGAGCCGACGAGGTACCCTTCCGTCCCGTTCGCCTCGGAGGCCACCCGCCAAAGCATGTGGGGCGTCGCGCTCGTCCCTTGGGCACAGGCAGGCTGAGCAAGGGCAGGGGCCGCCAGAACGGCGGCGAGCAAAAGACCGAAAACGTGGCGCAGGCCGTATCGGGAACGCGTGGATGTGCTCATGTCGA is part of the Salinibacter ruber DSM 13855 genome and encodes:
- a CDS encoding carotenoid oxygenase family protein, with translation MSDYRRGFESLRQELHEPSLPVEGEWPDWLEGTLIRNGPAQFEVGDEDYNHWFDGHAMLHAFRMRDGTVSYRNRFVRSQSRTEALEQGRIARSEFATDPCMSLFGRVMSVFNPNPTDNASINVARLDDQYVALTATPLPVAFDPETLETAGVVEYDDDVDVDMSTPHPQVEPGTGRMLFHTLSFGRQCQYGVYGTEAEGKTRRPVATLDVDRPSYMHSFGMSERYVILSEWPLVVNPTDLLLRGRPFIENFEWQPERGTRFRVLRKADGAEVATCEAEAAFGFHHVNAFERDGAVVCDVVTYPDASVVEELSLDRLRSDAPSRGSGHLRRYRLPLDGGAAASTLRGEERIELPRIHDGPATGRPYQYVYGVGTRAAGQFTDQLVKTDVPAGTAQTWHEEGTYPGEPVFVAAPDGAREDDGVVLSVVLDPDAQQSFLLVLDAPSFTERARAAVPHPIPFGFHGQFFD
- a CDS encoding sensor histidine kinase, translating into MYRITADGEATFEEKTRRLIDLGRRHLDLPFGFLSRIEGANTAAHGGRDASPASSEEGSGPEEATQKILYASGDHPLLQSGKTCPLSEAYCQRTIRREELLSIQNAPTDGRAAEPAYDRFGLGAYIGSRIEVEGELYGTFCFASRTPRAQPFSDEEEALVELLTRWARYELERQRSRERTEQFAELVTHDLRNPLNAAQMNLHMAQRLLGDEGSLAGASPGAGGEEAGEDGAGAEKSASEKLQRHLRISRRALDRMEGIITDTLALAHGAQNLGPDDLTAIRFGDAVRASWEQAGTAEATLRVENTAETEAGSSTQCASAFLAHEGRLQQLLENLLRNAIDHAGSAATVTAGRTEDGFFVADDGPGIPPDRRETIFEAGHSTRDGGTGLGLVIVQEVAKAHGWSLSVSESESGGARFEVTGVDTARS
- a CDS encoding TraB/GumN family protein, with amino-acid sequence MSTSTRSRYGLRHVFGLLLAAVLAAPALAQPACAQGTSATPHMLWRVASEANGTEGYLVGSVHVMKKEAYPLDSVFREAFSEADVLVLEANLDSMQVKAKTLVRELALYPPGKTLKKELPDETYAMLEKRAEKIGLNLAQMQRMEPWMVSIMIPTRQMQKAGYSQNQGLDRHFFDKAKKAGTSVRALETAEEQMRFFDDLPPEKQEAYLRQSLKKADRTVENFDKIVRYWRTGNASGIEEMMVEQMKNDAPALYERLITERNATWMPRLTEILESEALPMIVVGAGHVVGANGLVELLREKGYRVEQL